In Bacteroidetes Order II. bacterium, the genomic window AAGCAGAGCGTAACACAAATTTTGCTATCTAATCATGCTAAAATTGACTTAATGGCAACTTTAACAGTTTTGAGAACCTTGCAAACAAAAGAGCTTATAGAACGACAAGAACACGAAACGGACACAAGAGCTAAAATAGTTGGTCTTACTGAAGTTTGATGTAAAAATATAGAAAATAATTAAGACAGTTAAGTAATTTGATAAACAGTTTTCGGCTCAACTTAATAACGAAACAAAAAATTTTGACAATAAATTAAATGCATTACTCGATAATACAAACAATACATAATA contains:
- a CDS encoding MarR family transcriptional regulator encodes the protein MWRREIKKALEKYELTHAQFVLLVSIHRLTLEKQSVTQILLSNHAKIDLMATLTVLRTLQTKELIERQEHETDTRAKIVGLTEV